Proteins from one Anastrepha obliqua isolate idAnaObli1 chromosome 2, idAnaObli1_1.0, whole genome shotgun sequence genomic window:
- the LOC129238817 gene encoding NADH dehydrogenase [ubiquinone] 1 alpha subcomplex subunit 10, mitochondrial, protein MAAVFRVGIVRLCGRNAAPALLNPQSASPMALTQKCTIMGKSMRGGPRVPKAAPYPYKEKNYTVLNSFFDKTSKRMDENSKVICVEGPIGAGKSKFAKELADELEMCYFPEVNLDLIYINSYGYDMRKLDPQLPELCRSYDVANFCREPNHPLAAQFQIRMYMLRYSQYIDALQHVLSTGQGVVLDRSCYSDFVFLEAMHKNGYISRGAHSVYYEIRQNTISELLKPHLVIYLDCPVDAVKQRIKARNINYEVNSNVFTDSYLKDIETFYKQHFLKDISTHAEILVYDWTAGGETEVVVEDIERIDFGQFEVDHHNKKMKDWRFPLESEWCEARIKYCNEKSTLMNYFNVPRYDVPELVRDADSSKIWRDVWYNAPGMKYRPGYNEDMGDTGLLTKTKVGINEPM, encoded by the exons ATGGCTGCCGTTTTCCGTGTGGGCATTGTGCGCCTCTGCGGCCGTAATGCTGCTCCCGCATTGTTGAATCCCCAATCGGCGTCTCCAATGGCTCTAACGCAGAAGTGCACCATCATGGGTAAATCTATGCGTGGTGGCCCACGAGTACCAAAAGCCGCTCCATATCCATATAAGGAAAAGAACTACACTGTGTTGAATTCCTTTTTCGATAAAACATCGAAGCGTATGGATGAAAACTCCAAAGTCATCTGCGTTGAGGGCCCAATTGGTGCGGGCAAAAGCAAGTTTGCCAAAGAGTTAGCTGATGAATTGGAAATGTGCTACTTTCCCGAAGTCAATTTGGATTTGATTTATATCAATTCTTATGGCTATGATATGCGCAAATTAGATCCACAGCTGCCAGAACTCTGTCGTTCCTATGATGTGGCGAACTTTTGCCGTGAGCCCAACCATCCCTTGGCTGCGCAGTTCCAGATACGCATGTACATGCTGAGATATTCACAGTACATAGACGCCTTGCAACATGTCCTTTCCACTGGTCAGGGTGTGGTTTTGGATCGAAGTTGCTATTCGGACTTCGTGTTCTTGGAAGCAATGCATAAGAACGGTTACATCTCCCGTGGTGCCCATTCGGTGTATTATGAAATTCGTCAAAATACTATTAGTGAACTGCTTAAGCCGCATTTGGTGATCTATTTGGACTGCCCAGTCGATGCCGTTAAG CAACGTATCAAGGCCCGCAATATCAACTACGAAGTAAATTCAAATGTGTTCACTGATAGCTACTTAAAGGACATTGAAACGTTCTACAAACAGCACTTCCTTAAGGATATCAGCACTCATGCTGAAATCTTAGTTTACGATTGGACTGCTGGCGGTGAGACGGAAGTTGTGGTTGAAGATATCGAACGCATAGATTTTGGGCAGTTCGAAGTGGACCACCACAACAAGAAAATGAAGGACTGGCGTTTTCCACTCGAATCCGAATGGTGCGAGGCCCGAATTAAGTACTGCAATGAAAAAAGCACTTTGATGAACTATTTCAACGTACCACGTTATGACGTTCCGGAATTGGTGCGCGATGCCGATAGCAGTAAGATATGGCGCGATGTATGGTATAAT GCGCCTGGCATGAAATATCGTCCTGGCTACAATGAAGACATGGGTGACACCGGTTTGCTCACTAAAACAAAAGTGGGAATCAATGAGCCAATGTAA
- the LOC129238027 gene encoding mucin-2 — MSSMKNGFSTLNRWLGKKNKTDKATPNGKLSKSSTNLSSLSVSSTNINETSQLEYNRITPLPAATSNAPFEQTFRITVLLPKDQLYVARLGARVPLSKLLELVCENKLLDASKYEFRNPVDPSQVYSCDLTIGAVGLSEIRLCLKSESYDNFNADEIIKLHRTAIIRDSLSSSEFSSRYSKHTTKTTSPYSSSNSLNSMDSTGMNCVRTPVTPPATLSASTPSNKLTAPPRKKRAAPRPPSQTAIPEKTVLVTNGEAQTKMAQSNNIENFEFSDDSLPRNNRFASTPNLSMQTNTNSIDSNGNINNHSIESEVESSLNGYAQSDVEQEQSQVQQKNARNKCSGSVQNLSGSGALQQSIDFPEPSPRKRMIQIKKKVTAPAPPPRGSIYADSDTVSIKSMTPSTPDTPVTPLTPNLAETVLESQTTLKTSPDSSNDERDSKPISTPMDSSTPVLENTSSQSVQTSVEALAVVPKPLPRVTTNTSVNCITTVSKDPGSPLTTTNISKILLNRTPTPEPRSISAESSDSYSYLSAQITAPDTTFGLEQDDDEPPKQADCTSYLGTHIATLKNESALEHDDEVLSKQADSGIGEPVPSPIPDSLPSEGSAHEGKSVFESSSDDDDIVKIYNFKLGKTVVKSPPEPRTLEDFVVLSAEAQTDSEDNTPAPRTQEATPNFSDSASWNFAIPISPPPNFADGRFTKGFESEKPSDMPITPKIKQRPVLDFQSISNTENYYIKVANNKNHEAAELRGKQTNIEKTAVLPSPTTPLNEIVDELSAIINENRLDSLIKKTEDQPKIEAAKPNTLSNFSITTITQQAQDKQPEIAKPTEVKTEVETCDTVTKIANDEQSSNSIVLLLHQTHLATDITNTDKLLSESKIEQNGFSPSRRRSSGELSIGESTSLQSPEVIKTILNSRKNSFASNSDGESKAAAGETEKFVEKKMDDRTNIAPIAEIPKNFGVKENTEEKKLTSPERGVTHISERTKPKELPKIYRYSGPPSINFSTWNERPKVQVSIKNEGDYIFGGKNADCQSAAVTTAAIEINTNSQMRNSRVSMPASVFWAERENAPPPVSPKPTTITERMGIPEKDYRVPITVKPLRDVTVENVDQHSQTKFRAPQEEATKTAHRKSTSITTVLLNGDSESETNKNEAITKRTFATTTHTSTLPRSNANRFSMPAANIVGPALLRSSSITQLEANKPKPNQTEIPAAPFGQNTLRKTGLKEIILAKEAEAHQKAEIETSAPTPISKHQQSNNKYSNTISNGFVSITKPAPTTVKTSVNQKPKPIQSAKLELKLQNSTSVYLNQSSTNLATTITTTSNTKSAEALAAVAPPPPPAPAKDVMLRTPNNRTTTTPSSPDPRDQLFVAIRNFKREDLNRV, encoded by the exons ATGAGCAGCATGAAAAATGGTTTCTCTACACTCAATCGTTGGTTGGGCAAGAAGAACAAGA CCGATAAAGCCACACCCAATGGTAAGCTATCGAAATCGAGCACAAATCTAAGCAGTCTGTCCGTCTCGTCGACGAACATCAACGAAACTAGTCAGCTGGAATACAACCGCATCACGCCCTTGCCGGCAGCCACAAGCAATGCGCCCTTCGAACAGACCTTCCGCATTACCGTGCTTTTGCCAAAGGATCAGCTATATGTCGCTCGCCTGGGCGCAAGAGTACCACTCAGCAAACTGTTAGAATTGGTGTGTGAAAACAAACTTTTGGATGCATCCAAATATGAATTTAGAAATCCAG TTGACCCCAGTCAAGTGTATAGCTGCGATTTAACTATTGGCGCTGTGGGCCTATCTGAAATACGTTTGTGTCTCAAGTCCGAATCGTATGACAACTTCAACGCAGACGAAATTATAAAGCTACATCGCACTGCGATCATACGTGACTCCCTGTCCTCGTCCGAGTTCAGCAGTCGGTACTCAAAACATACAACGAAGACCACTAGTCCCTATAGCTCAAGCAATTCACTCAACTCGATGGATTCGACAGGTATGAACTGTGTTCGGACTCCGGTCACTCCGCCTGCGACCCTTTCCGCATCAACGCCTTCAAACAAACTTACTGCTCCTCCACGAAAGAAACGTGCGGCGCCACGACCACCGAGCCAGACCGCCATACCAGAGAAGACGGTGCTCGTGACTAATGGCGAAGCACAAACAAAAATGGCGCAATCAAATAacattgaaaatttcgaattctCAGATGATTCACTGCCACGAAATAATCGCTTCGCCTCAACGCCGAACCTGTCAATGCAAACCAATACTAATAGCATTGATTCCAATGGAAACATTAACAACCACTCCATTGAAAGTGAAGTAGAGTCAAGCCTGAATGGTTACGCGCAATCCGATGTAGAACAGGAGCAATCACaagtacaacaaaaaaacgCACGTAACAAGTGTAGTGGCAGCGTACAGAATTTGTCTGGCTCAGGAGCCTTGCAACAGTCTATCGATTTCCCTGAGCCATCACCTCGTAAGCGCATgatacaaataaagaaaaaagtaactGCACCCGCACCACCACCCAGAGGTAGCATATATGCAGATTCAGATACGGTTTCTATAAAATCAATGACTCCCTCTACGCCAGACACGCCAGTAACTCCGTTAACACCGAACTTGGCAGAAACGGTCCTCGAATCGCAGACGACACTCAAAACTTCCCCCGACAGCAGTAACGATGAACGCGATTCGAAACCAATCAGCACGCCAATGGACTCATCCACGCCAGTACTTGAAAATACTTCTTCGCAGTCGGTGCAAACGTCTGTGGAAGCATTAGCTGTCGTGCCTAAGCCCCTACCAAGGGTAACAACAAATACTTCTGTAAATTGCATCACCACTGTTAGTAAAGACCCTGGATCTCCCCTTACAACAACGAATATTTCCAAAATCCTGCTAAATCGTACGCCAACGCCTGAGCCACGATCTATTTCTGCTGAATCATCGGACTCTTATAGCTATCTGAGCGCGCAAATCACAGCACCTGACACCACATTCGGTTTAGAGCAAGACGATGACGAACCACCAAAGCAAGCAGACTGCACTAGCTATCTAGGTACACATATAGCGACACTGAAAAATGAATCTGCTTTAGAGCACGATGATGAAGTTTTGTCCAAGCAGGCCGATTCAGGTATTGGCGAGCCGGTACCATCTCCGATACCAGACAGCCTGCCATCAGAGGGCTCGGCCCATGAAGGTAAATCAGTATTTGAGTCGAGCTCAGATGATGACGATattgttaaaatatataattttaaactcGGAAAAACAGTAGTCAAATCGCCACCCGAACCGCGAACTTTAGAAGATTTCGTTGTTTTATCCGCCGAGGCTCAAACCGACAGTGAGGATAATACACCAGCACCAAGAACGCAAGAAGCAACTCCAAATTTTTCTGATAGCGCATCTTGGAACTTTGCAATTCCAATATCCCCTCCTCCCAATTTCGCTGATGGACGGTTTACGAAAGGTTTTGAGAGTGAGAAACCATCAGATATGCCCATCACTCCCAAAATCAAACAACGGCCCGTACTAGACTTTCAATCAATTTCAAACAcagaaaattattatatcaAAGTTGCTAACAACAAAAATCACGAGGCCGCAGAATTGAGGGGAAAACAGaccaatattgaaaaaacagcAGTTTTACCAAGTCCAACCACACCTTTGAATGAGATCGTAGACGAGCTCTCAGCAATAATTAATGAGAATCGATTGGATTCGCTGATCAAAAAGACAGAAGATCAACCAAAGATTGAGGCAGCCAAACCAAACACATTATCGAACTTTAGTATAACAACAATCACACAACAGGCTCAAGACAAACAACCAGAGATAGCAAAACCTACTGAAGTTAAAACCGAAGTAGAAACCTGCGATACAGtaacaaaaattgcaaacgaTGAGCAGAGTTCTAACTCAATCGTGCTATTATTGCATCAAACGCATCTGGCCACAGATATTACGAACACGGATAAGTTATTGTCAGAgtcaaaaattgaacaaaatggCTTCAGTCCCAGCCGGAGACGTTCATCTGGCGAATTAAGCATTGGCGAATCGACTTCTCTTCAAAGTCCTGAGGTTATCAAAACAATTCTAAACTCCCGCAAAAATAGTTTCGCCAGCAATAGTGATGGCGAATCCAAAGCAGCAGCAGGAGAAACTGAAAAATtcgtcgaaaaaaaaatggacgatAGGACTAATATTGCTCCAATAGCGGAGATACCAAAGAACTTTGGCGTTAAAGAGAATACCGAAGAAAAGAAACTCACATCTCCCGAACGTGGTGTCACACACATTTCAGAACGCACAAAACCAAAGGAGTTGCCCAAAATATACCGATACTCTGGACCGCCAAGTATTAATTTCTCTACCTGGAATGAGCGTCCTAAGGTACAAGTGTCCATCAAAAACGAAGGCGACTACATTTTTGGCGGCAAGAATGCGGACTGTCAAAGCGCTGCTGTTACAACGGCTGCCATCGAGATTAACACAAATTCACAGATGCGCAACAGTCGCGTTTCAATGCCAGCGAGTGTCTTCTGGGCCGAACGTGAGAATGCACCGCCGCCCGTATCACCTAAGCCTACAACAATTACGGAACGAATGGGAATACCCGAGAAAGATTATCGCGTGCCAATAACAGTTAAGCCGCTGCGCGATGTAACTGTTGAGAATGTGGACCAACATAGCCAAACAAAATTCCGTGCGCCGCAAGAGGAGGCAACAAAAACAGCGCATCGAAAATCGACCAGCATCACAACAGTTTTACTCAACGGAGATTCAGAAtcggaaacaaacaaaaacgaaGCAATTACCAAACGAACCTTCGCTACTACAACGCACACATCGACGTTGCCGCGCAGCAACGCGAACCGGTTCAGCATGCCGGCAGCAAACATAGTGGGTCCAGCGTTGCTTCGATCATCCTCTATTACCCAGTTGGAGGCTAACAAACCGAAACCCAATCAGACCGAAATACCCGCAGCACCTTTTGGCCAAAACACACTGCGCAAGACTGGGTTGAAGGAAATAATACTCGCCAAAGAGGCGGAGGCACACCAGAAGGCTGAGATTGAGACCAGTGCTCCTACACCAATTTCAAAGCACCAACAGTCaaacaataaatattcaaatacgATTTCAAACGGTTTCGTAAGCATAACAAAACCAGCACCAACAACAGTAAAAACAAGCGTCAATCAGAAACCGAAACCCATACAAAGTGCCAAATTGGAGCTGAAGCTCCAGAACTCGACTAGCGTCTATTTGAATCAATCGAGCACGAATTTAGCAACGACCATTACAACGACGTCTAATACTAAGTCAGCCGAAGCACTAGCGGCCGtcgcaccaccaccaccaccagcgCCGGCCAAAGATGTGATGCTGCGCACACCAAACAAccgcacaacaacaacacccagCAGCCCAGATCCAAGGGATCAACTATTTGTAGCGATACGCAACTTTAAACGTGAAGATCTAAATCGTGTCTGA